The Collimonas fungivorans Ter331 genome has a segment encoding these proteins:
- the ugpQ gene encoding glycerophosphodiester phosphodiesterase, with protein sequence MWPYPKVVAHRGGGTLAPENTLAAMRCGLQHGFHAVEFDVMLARDGVPVLMHDAVFGRTVRGVGKVADFSAQELTAMDAGSWLGPQFAGEPVCTYQQVLEFCRRNGIWMNVEIKPAEGFEIETGRVVAQVTEEFFGAEVAAHAAGRRGAWADPALPLLSSFSFAALRAAQVAAPDIPRGFLTDVIEDDWQERLQELDAVALHTNHKYLSPMQAQAVSQAGYGLFCYTVNTPTRAREILGWGVDGFCTDRIDLIGADFPGAPG encoded by the coding sequence ATGTGGCCTTACCCAAAAGTTGTCGCGCACCGCGGCGGCGGCACGCTGGCGCCTGAAAACACCCTGGCAGCCATGCGCTGCGGTCTGCAGCATGGTTTCCATGCAGTGGAATTCGATGTCATGCTGGCGCGCGACGGCGTGCCGGTGCTGATGCACGACGCCGTGTTCGGCCGCACTGTGCGCGGCGTCGGCAAGGTTGCCGATTTCAGCGCGCAGGAACTGACCGCCATGGACGCCGGCAGCTGGCTGGGGCCGCAATTCGCCGGCGAGCCGGTATGCACCTACCAGCAGGTGCTCGAATTCTGCCGCCGGAACGGCATCTGGATGAATGTCGAAATCAAGCCGGCCGAAGGCTTTGAGATAGAGACCGGGCGCGTGGTGGCCCAGGTAACAGAGGAATTTTTCGGCGCCGAGGTGGCGGCTCACGCGGCTGGCAGGCGCGGCGCCTGGGCCGATCCGGCCTTGCCCTTGCTCTCGTCTTTCTCGTTTGCCGCCTTGCGCGCCGCGCAAGTGGCCGCGCCCGACATACCGCGCGGCTTCCTGACCGACGTCATTGAGGACGACTGGCAAGAACGGTTGCAGGAACTGGATGCGGTGGCGCTGCACACCAACCACAAATATCTCTCGCCGATGCAGGCGCAGGCAGTTAGCCAGGCCGGCTACGGTCTGTTCTGCTACACGGTGAATACGCCGACCCGGGCCAGGGAAATCCTGGGCTGGGGCGTGGATGGGTTTTGCACAGACCGGATCGACCTGATCGGCGCGGATTTCCCTGGTGCGCCAGGCTGA
- a CDS encoding 2TM domain-containing protein: protein MNDHTFSYQDAQERVERKIGFFRHLAIYLIVNSGLALLNYLHNPGHAWVFWPALGWGIGLLSHALAVFLHAPGAQWKRRMIERELDKHNHNPHA from the coding sequence ATGAACGACCATACCTTCAGTTACCAGGATGCGCAAGAACGGGTTGAACGCAAAATCGGCTTTTTCAGGCACCTGGCGATATACCTGATCGTCAACAGCGGCCTAGCGCTGCTGAACTACCTGCACAATCCCGGCCATGCATGGGTATTCTGGCCGGCCCTGGGCTGGGGAATCGGGTTACTATCACACGCCTTGGCGGTGTTCCTGCACGCGCCGGGCGCACAATGGAAGCGGCGCATGATAGAACGCGAACTAGACAAACATAACCACAACCCTCACGCATGA